From Salmo salar chromosome ssa04, Ssal_v3.1, whole genome shotgun sequence, one genomic window encodes:
- the LOC106610528 gene encoding up-regulator of cell proliferation — translation MSYQQGAEAIHKERQKDGSPNKDLDETMDPDMRGQSERAESISSGFLSMKTDRSMVYPLDFKGADSLQNKGPVEVPCDICSEVQAVKSCLTCSVSYCETHIRQHYTIPKLKRHTLVDVTGDLVQKLCQHDYSPLDVFCRTDQMLICSQCAESNHKGHDTILLETKKAGRQPTSFGDQHTTLASDDVLPPPGDIQVLLLTSDSVSLSWGPPKGLKGPQKFRVTWGCDVEPCSLGVKNVHEVEISRLNPGKKYQFNVATEGEDGSQSRCVSASLSAVPPAPDQLTVDSGDATSAAVSWSQPPGLDQTRHHYQISYHCPGAEPHITTTSSPSITLSDLQGSTQYSVSVCTMLEDGRQSQQVLTTLTTRSYLMELLSKTGLEDHYENKLTLSTVLEINANTTSDEPLTTMQSLPGAFLKKLMMANLNARSVKCMSSDAGVSFWGTDRFENLKSDSANRNVINPLDLITALFLCSDGFLQQEMVQKMSMCQFAVPLLLPNCDTKESTLMLWALRDIVKKFRLSSQTSTKAFVEERIVLSDIPMVSFVRLGEIRVSKSQILNKLLSNPQQYHDTFVHHDMECGDITHRISDGLVEISWYLPCGNRNIDIFTKPMVVANLRGDIRSFEKQFSFLCQTSAAVYIFTDDLKAYLNLLKSKNTKAELFLVVNSQRKSFSVDTLKQMITNGSINDQNVIVKNKKNDAEFVKTLQSSVGDVIEKSPDRLTVENMTDVACHIGILVDEDRDECQSARKRADEITRNITDTVKFKDKQLPLQGQIWKELSQLEKEGCRLRKTGGQDIEHYKSSLKKKEEELREKQHTFDMSDAMASFMLGLSGSGAERSYFLKWMRINLDNLSRQNLSGLRDRYKDLCQNSPENKDDIAVMQLSDCSLGLEHFLRELGQLYEASCSLPKSSRQWKRMEHLPGLCAQMLLDGFPIELVDGDASNIPLKWISAVLTQLHTLVDSNSKIRVVTVLGDQGTGKSTLLNTMFGVQFAVSSGRCTRGAFMLLIQVNKELQEELKCDFIMVIDTEGLKSPELAQLDDSYEHDNELATLVIGLSDVTIINISMENSTEMKDILQIVVHTFLRMKVVGKKPVCHFVYQNVSDMSAHDNNMRDRKKLLEQLNEMTQAAARMEKKENITKFTDVMEYDPDTSSWYIPGLWHGTPPMSPVNAGYSEAVYDLKKSLIQDLIKCQSNDDMTHFLKWTQSLWESVKLEKLIFSVRNSLVADAYSS, via the exons ATGAGTTATCAGCAGGGGGCTGAGGCCATCCATAAAGAAAGACAGAAGGATGGGTCACCAAACAAGGATCTTGATGAGACCATGGACCCTGatatgag GGGCCAATCAGAGAGAGCTGAGTCTATTTCCTCTGGTTTTCTATCAATGAAGACTGACCGATCCATGGTATACCCTCTTGATTTCAAAGGAGCAGACTCTCTACAAAACAAAGG GCCAGTAGAGGTACCCTGTGATATCTGCTCTGAGGTTCAGGCTGTGAAGTCTTGTCTGACCTGCAGTGTGTCCTACTGTGAGACCCACATCAGACAGCACTATACAATACCTAAACTAAAGAGACACACACTGGTGGATGTGACGGGAGACCTGGTGCAGAAACTCTGTCAACATGACTACAGTCCTCTGGATGTGTTCTGCAGGACAGACCAGATGCTGATCTGCAGTCAGTGTGCAGAGAGTAACCACAAAGGACATGATACCATCCTCCTTGAGACAAAGAAAGCAGGAAGACAG CCTACGAGTTTTGGAGACCAACACACAACGCTGGCCTCAGATGatg tgctgccccctcctgGTGACATCCAGGTCCTGTTGCTGACGTCAGACTCTGTGTCTCTGAGCTGGGGTCCTCCTAAAGGGCTGAAGGGACCACAGAAGTTCAGAGTGACCTGGGGTTGCGACGTGGAACCGTGCAGTCTAGGGGTGAAAAATGTTCATGAAGTTGAAATAAGCAGACTCAACCCTGGTAAAAAGTACCAGTTCAACGTGGCTACAGAGGGAGAAGATGGAAGCCAAAGCAGATGTGTCTCAGCATCCCTATCAGCAG TACCCCCTGCTCCAGACCAGCTGACTGTTGACTCAGGGGACGCCACATCAGCTGCTGTTAGCTGGAGCCAGCCACCAGGATTGGACCAAACCCGACATCATTACCAGATCTCCTACCACTGTCCAGGGGCAGAACCACACATCACTACCACATCTTCACCCAGCATCACTCTCTCTGACCTGCAAGGTAGTACTCagtactctgtctctgtctgcactATGCTGGAAGATGGAAGGCAAAGTCAACAGGTGTTAACAACCCTCACCACAA GATCCTATCTTATGGAGCTGTTGTCAAAGACTGGACTAGAAGATCATTATGAAAACAAGCTGACGTTAAGTACTGTCCTTGAGATAAATGCTAATACTACATCAGATGAACCTCTTACCACTATGCAGTCACTTCCAGGGGCCTTCCTTAAGAAATTAATGATGGCAAATCTGAATGCAAGGAGTGTAAAATGTATGTCCTCTGATGCAGGTGTTTCATTTTGGGGAACAGACCGTTTTGAGAATCTAAAAAGTGACTCTGCCAACAGAAATGTAATTAATCCACTGGACCTGATAACAGCCCTGTTTCTGTGCTCAGATGGTTTCCTGCAGCAGGAAATGGTCCAGAAAATGTCCATGTGTCAGTTTGCTGTTCCTCTCTTGCTGCCCAACTGTGACACAAAAGAAAGCACTTTGATGCTGTGGGCCTTAAGGGACATAGTGAAGAAGTTTAGACTCTCTTCCCAAACATCCACAAAGGCTTTTGTGGAGGAGAGAATTGTACTCTCTGATATTCCCATGGTGTCCTTTGTTAGGTTAGGGGAGATTAGAGTGTCCAAGTCTCAGATCTTGAACAAACTGCTTAGTAACCCTCAGCAGTACCATGACACATTTGTTCATCATGATATGGAATGTGGTGACATCACTCATAGAATCTCAGATGGTCTGGTTGAAATCAGCTGGTACCTTCCATGTGGGAACAGAAACATCGACATCTTCACTAAGCCTATGGTGGTGGCCAATCTCAGAGGAGACATCAGGTCCTTTGAAAAACAGTTCTCCTTTCTGTGTCAAACATCAGCTGCAGTTTACATTTTCACTGATGATTTAAAGGCATATCTCAATTTGTTGAAAAGCAAAAACACAAAAGCAGAGTTATTTCTGGTCGTCAACTCTCAAAGAAAATCGTTCAGTGTAgacacattgaaacaaatgatcACAAATGGCAGTATCAATGACCAAAATGTGATTGTGAAGAATAAGAAAAACGATGCAGAATTTGTCAAAACCCTGCAATCATCTGTTGGTGACGTCATTGAAAAAAGTCCAGACCGGTTGACAGTGGAAAACATGACTGACGTGGCTTGTCACATTGGGATTTTGGTTGATGAAGACCGTGATGAATGTCAGAGTGCCAGGAAGAGAGCAGATGAAATCACCAGGAACATCACAGACACAGTCAAATTCAAAGACAAACAACTACCCTTACAAGGGCAAATCTGGAAAGAGCTTTCCCAGTTGGAGAAAGAGGGATGTAGGCTTAGAAAAACAGGGGGTCAAGACATTGAACATTACAAGAGCTCTCTGAAGAAAAAGGAGGAAGAGCTGAGAGAGAAGCAACATACATTTGACATGTCAGATGCAATGGCAAGCTTTATGTTAGGATTGTCAGGTTCAGGAGCGGAGCGTTCCTATTTCCTTAAATGGATGCGGATAAATCTGGACAATCTTTCACGTCAGAACCTGTCTGGTTTGCGGGACCGGTACAAAGATCTTTGCCAAAATTCTCCGGAGAATAAAGACGACATTGCAGTTATGCAATTATCTGACTGTTCCTTAGGTCTTGAACACTTCCTGCGTGAGTTGGGCCAGTTATATGAAGCTTCCTGCTCCCTCCCTAAAAGTAGCCGACAATGGAAACGGATGGAGCATCTCCCTGGATTGTGTGCTCAGATGCTGTTGGATGGTTTCCCCATTGAGCTTGTGGATGGAGATGCATCAAATATCCCTCTGAAATGGATATCAGCTGTACTGACTCAGCTTCATACTCTTGTGGACTCTAACAGCAAGATCCGGGTTGTGACAGTTTTAGGGGACCAAGGTACTGGGAAGTCCACTCTCCTCAACACCATGTTTGGGGTCCAGTTTGCTGTCAGCAGTGGAAGATGCACCAGAGGGGCCTTCATGCTACTGATTCAAGTCAACAAAGAACTCCAGGAGGAGCTGAAATGTGACTTCATCATGGTGATTGACACAGAGGGGTTGAAATCACCAGAGTTGGCTCAACTAGATGACAGTTATGAACATGACAATGAACTGGCCACACTGGTGATTGGACTCAGTGACGTCACAATCATCAACATCTCCATGGAGAACTCCACAGAGATGAAAGACATTCTGCAGATTGTTGTTCATACCTTCCTCAGGATGAAGGTAGTAGGGAAGAAGCCAGTATGTCATTTTGTGTACCAAAATGTGTCAGACATGTCTGCTCATGACAACAACATGAGGGACAGGAAGAAGTTGTTGGAACAGTTGAATGAAATGACCCAGGCAGCAGCCAGAATGGAGAAGAAGGAGAATATCACCAAGTTCACTGATGTGATGGAGTATGATCCAGACACAAGTAGCTGGTACATCCCAGGACTCTGGCATGGGACTCCCCCTATGTCTCCAGTCAATGCTGGCTACAGTGAGGCTGTGTATGATTTAAAAAAGAGCTTGATACAAGACTTAATAAAATGCCAGAGTAATGATGACATGACACATTTCCTGAAGTGGACACAAAGCTTGTGGGAGTCTGTCAAATTGGAGAAATTAATCTTCAGTGTCAGAAACAGCTTGGTTGCAGATGCATACTCCAGTTAA